The Aspergillus luchuensis IFO 4308 DNA, chromosome 6, nearly complete sequence genome segment TGTCAAAGGATTCCTGAGACGGCGAAGGAGTGAGTGAGGGTTCAGTGGGGAAGGAAATGCGCTGAAAGGCCTCGTGAGAATTGATCTCCCTGACAATAGCATCTTGGAGACTCTCAAAGGTAGGGTGTGGTGTGACCTCTTGGGTCGAAGCAAAAGCCTGCCTGAACATGTCCATAATCTCGATGACTTTGTCGTTGGACGGAGCCATGGAGGCGATGGATGTTGGTGTTCCCACAGGGAGAGGGCTGTTCATAACCTCCGCAATGCTAGGAGCTTGCTTGGGATCGACAGCACTGGGAGTAGGCGGCTGTATCGCCCGATGTGCAATTTTCGCAGTTGGACTTCCTCGAGCTGCTAGCTTTGTGTTTATAGAAAGGTCTcggatgttcttcttgcttcCTTGACGAGGGGATGCTGGAGGAGTGCTCTGTGTATCCTGAAAGGATTCAGTCTCGCTCGTACTGTCACTACCAATAGATAGTGGTAGTGTTGGGCTATCAGGTAGGGGCGTATTGCTCCACTTGTCGCCTTGTTTGTGAGCAGGAGGGATGCCCAAGTATCCATTTGAACTCGACACTGATTCTTCCCTAGGCGCATTGTTCCGTTCAGCCAGCAAGTCAGGGGCAGACCGCTGAGATCGCAGGGAGCTTCTCTGGAAGGCGCCTTCCCTCGAAGAGCCAGGGCGCTCCTCAGTACGCAATTGAGGTACAGAGACCGAACTCTCCGGAGAGATTGACCGCGCCAACCGCGTGCTTTTCCCCCGTGACTGCGGACGATCCCAAGTATTGTCTACATGCCTCTGTGAGCCCTGCCGGGAACGAGGTGGTGTAGCTTGAGAGCGCGAGCTAGTACTGCGGGGAATGGAGCGACTGCTACCTCTACTCGAGATATTCCGGTCTGCTACGTCTTCCTGATACAGACTTGAGACCGGATGCGAGTAGGCGTTTTTGAGCGCCAGTCCTCTTAAGAAGGGAGCCATGTTCCGTTCGGCTATGTCTTCATTGTATGGTGTGATCGGCGACaaggtgctgctgctttggaTGTGATACCGGTGCGAGGAGAACAAAGCATCAAGCAGATCAACGTGCCGGGTGACCTTCCCCGGAGGGCGAGTTGATGCCCGAGATGGAGGCGCATGCGAACGAGAGGATAGGGGCCTTGACTGTAGCTGATTGTGCGTTACTTCACACTGCTCTGCAGGCGTCTGGTCATGAACTCCCGCGGCCATGCGCCGGGATGTCTTCATGTTGGGCAAGCCGTGATCATCGTCTCCTACGCTGCCTGCCCGAGCTTCTTGGCCGTCCAAATTTGCCGGCGAAGATTTCTCCGCATGGAAGAATCGCTTGAAGGCAACCATAATGGTGTCACCAGCTGCAGCTAAACCATATGGATAGATTTGGTATGGCTGTGATGTGTGTGGCAACGCTCAAGTGCGTGCGGAGATATGTTTATGGTAACAATGCGACGAGACTTTCGGACGTTAGAATACGAGCTTCTCGagggatgacgatgacgatcagatcggagaagatgaatggAGGAAAGGAATGTAATCTAGAGCTGCTGTCATGATAACGTCTAACTCATAACGAAGTCGCTGCACGCAAGAGCACTCCGTACTCGAGAGGATGAAGGAgtgatgagaaggaagaatgacggggagagggagagcgaggaagctgagagaagagaaaagcagCATCGATGAACAAAGAATGGATCGTCTACGTGGGATAGCTGCCCGGTTCGCAGATCCGATAATTGTTCGTGCCTGTATCAGGGGTAGAAGTGGTCCAGGTCTCCGTAATCCATCAAGACAAGATGGGGCTGAGCCGGCGGACGGGAGGGGACCTGTGAAAAGAAATTGCGAGCTAGATGCGCATTGCGCCGGTCAACGCTCGAAGACCATGGCTCTGCGATAATTATTTGCCCTAGTCGAATGGCGCGGTCTGAAGTGCTTATACGGATTACAGGGACCCCCTCCTCGTGGCCATTGTGGAATCCCAGCGGCCAGTGCCCAGCACACAATCGAAGCAGCTGTGCTGACTGGCGACTGTGTAGAACGTGCAGCAGAGCAAAGCCCTAACGTCCTCATACCCACTATGCATAAACCTAGAATCCCGAGTCCACCTGACAGCGAGGGCGTCGAAATTGGATCTGCACGACGTGCGGTCGAGCTAGTACCGCCATCATGCCAATATTAGCAAAAGATCCAGACCTGACGTTATTTACCAGGCACATACGGTAACCATAGGCCGGCCGACAGCAGAGTGGGTCGGGGTCGAGGAGGTACAGAGTTCATGGGACGAGGAGTTGACGGCTTAGGGCCATGGACCAACCGACCGCGCGCACCAATCAGAAGCCGAGTATTCGCGCGGAATGGAGCACACGAACACCTATGAAATTAGCGCGGAGAGGATGAACGTGCCCTTGCACCTATCGGGTAGTTGATCGTCCACCAACAGCGAACCACGACCTGGTCACTAAGCGGGAAGGCCTCGTTCGAGCCGAGCATCAGCATATCCCGGGCGTGTACTATGGTAAAGCCCGCCCCATTCACCGTATCGATTGACAGGGGCAGGTCATGTTAGATGCCCGACCCTGGGCCGCTATTGGAAGCCCAGCACTAACGGAGGAATGTGACAGTGCCGTTTGACACGACGACGTTGGATCCCTATATTTGCTTTTGTGACaggaactttttttttaaaattagcTGTTCCACTCTCGGTGTTCTCGTCACACATGCCCCTCTTTTGATTGATTTTTTGTTTATCGCTGGAAAGTGGAAGCCGCAGGGGGCTCACCACGAGCAAGCTGGGAAGTTTAAATGACTATGAACCATGCATCGGAGATGGAACCATCCTCTTAGATTGAGGGGAATGGAGCAAGATCGCGCATCTCAGGGGCTGAAACGCCGAAGCGCGATGGCTCCATGCTTGCTTGGGAAATCAAAAGATGCGATCATGGCGGAAAAGACTGGAGACTGGGTGGGATAGGATGATGGAGActcttggagatggagaaattgAATGTTGACAAGGAAGAGAGACCGTTCCAAGGCCGAACAAGACAAACGCCGCAAAAACAGGTCAGGGGACTGGAGCCAATCACGGGGGACACCCGCCGGACCAGACCTTTCCTCGCTGGGAATTATCCCCGGCGGCCGGGAGTTGATACTGCCAACTGCTTCCCGATGAACTTTTATGCTTAATAGTTATGTCTACATTTTACGGAGGAGATTCAAAAGTATCCAATTTCTATGGCTGTCCCGAACTGAAGTGTAACCTTGTTCAATAGTGGAAAACCTGATCCATGGACCATATAATCATACATGgactccttctcctcggagcTGGGATATGAAAGTATACCCGTACGATAATAAACAAGGTATTCATAATCGACATTGTCAGTCTCCCCTACACACGTACTCACGCCTCCCAAATCTCATCTACTGCATACCCTGCATATCCATTATTCATCTTTTACCTCCAACAGCTCCACTCAGCCTTAGATTAGTTTCAAACGGAGATATGATTCCAGATGCGCAAGAAAATCCGACGTATCTAGACCGTACCTGATAtcgagaaaaaaaaaaaaaaaaaaagtggctCTTACAATTGCGCCTAAATGATGCTTAAACCGGACCACTAACCTACTAGAGATGTCGGCTCCGATCACACAAATGTGATTGATGGACGCTAACGCACTGGGATTGATTATCATCCACGCTTCACTTCTGCCCCTCAATCGATCGACTAATTTAGTACAAGGGCCCTGTTCCTGGTGGCGGTGATTGTGTGGTTTGTACCAAAGTATAACCACAAGATCGTATAATCATATGATGCTCTGTTATATGTACGTGCTTCAAGGTTGTGGGGGGAAGACAATCAGCATTGTAAGTGGCATTGTGACTATGTGAGATTGCGTTAATCTGCGTGTGGCGTATTATTTCATGCATTATATAGTCTTCCTTCAAGCTAGGTCATAGGTGGAATCCATGTTGTGCACGTCTGTAGGTAAGCTTACTATATCGACCTCCGCTCTGTATACACACAGTCCAGTAAATAGGCTTGTATACTACTGTCCAAGATGGCACACACTTTctctactaactactaatatGATGATATCAGTATAACCAGCCATCTTCAATGAATTTTCTCTGATAATCGCCTATAGGGTGATTGGTAGGGCAAATATACCATACTACCGGCTTCCATTCAACTCAGGTTGCAAGACAGCTATAGCAAGTATCGGAGATCACGATCATACTACGGCGGAATTCCTGGGTGAAATACAGTAGTCATAACAACACAAAATCGAAGACCCTCAGACAATGGCACGTACTAATAATGCCTCCTAGCCTACTACGATCTTAGCCTACGCTCCCCCTCTTGAATTAAAAAAACCGACGTATGACGAGAAATCCTTCATTCAATTAAGGGCACTTGGAAACCAGTCCCATCTCAGCTGAACAACCGAGAAAGGCCcgagatataatatatacaaacGCCCCAACGCCCGATTTCCGTCCAGATTCCAGTTAACCTACTAACTCCCCCAAGCAAGGAAAACACTAGAAACAGAAAAACGAAAAAAGGAGCCGGTCATATCTCCGCAAACTAAATTCAAAACCGACTCTTTGAGCTCCCATATGGtgagcaagcaagcaagcaatgaACACCGATTCCTCACTCCTCCTTCTTAGCCTTCTTCGCGGCCGGCATCAGACCCTGAGAGCTGGGGGAACGCGTAACAGGAGCGTAGATGGGCATGAAGCGGAAGCTGTTATCGATGATGGTCGAGGCTTCGgagtcatcatcaacctcatccgCCATCTTGCGCTTGGGGGATGCCGGGTTAAGAAGATTGGCGATGCTGACGACTCCACTAGAGTGTTCGATGGTAGGGCTGTTAGGCTCAACACTGCTTTCTTTGTCGGTAGCAGTGATCATATCCAAAGCATGCTTCTTGGTCGGGGTGGTGGCGGAACCAATGCTCAAGTCATATTTGCCATTTTTGATGACGGCATCaaggttcttcttcagaCGGTGGTAACGCATGCGCGCGGCCCCATTGTTGAGGTTGGTGGCCTCGCTGAGAGCCTTCCAGTCGACCTGATGGACATGTTAGTATGGAAGGGTAGAGGAGCATTGAGTAGAAGGGAGACTTACAACTCTGAAGTCAGAATACAGGAGGCACATGTAGAGGAACACGATAGTGTCGTTGGGATTAGGCTTAGTCATTGTTACGGTGGATGAAGAGcagttgaggatgaggtaTTAGGAGTATTGGGTAGAGAGACAAGGTGGTATGACTTGACTTGACGAACACCTTGTTTGGCCCGGTTGAGAGGATTGTAGAAGGTTggttgagagagagagagagagagagaagaagaaaagagagaagggaggaagaatttATAGAAGATGTAGAAGACCacaagatgaagagatgaagagacGTGATTCCCTTGGTAACTGATTCACCAAACAGTGACATCGTCGCCGTGGAATGGCCATGGATGGCAGTTCGCAGATAAAACCGCACAGCACGAGGAAATACGAAGTTATAAGAGGTTGGTGGAAAGGGAGGCATAGTGGGAGCGCATTGTATTAGGTGCTAAAATGTGAAGGATATATGATATTGAACGACGCCACATGTGCATAAATCAAGTTCACAATTACACCGTGTTTGCGCCGGTAGACAAACCAGCAAACCTCTCTGCAGACTCCTTCACAGCTTCTGCAAGCACTGTGTGGGCACCCCGAGCTGCATTCACTGCCCCATCAATGAGAGATTCATGGTTCAGACTCTGATCAGTAGTGCCTAATGATGCCTTGGAATGATCGCCCTTGAGCCATAATTCCGTAATTTCATCTCTAGAGGGCATGTAGGCGACGACACAGGCAGACAGAATAGACTTGTGCTCAGCTGGGTCCGTATCGAGCATCAGCTTAGGTGTAGATGTTTCACCCTCTGCTGACTCATCGGAGACGATGGCAGCCACACCACCAGCTACAAGATCAAGGCAGTCAATTCGAGCATCAGCAATTGCCGCAGACGCAGCGGTAATGCAACCAGCCAACACATTCATCATTCCCCAAGGAGCATCATGCGAGTCGGGTGCATCGCCCCACCAGCgatcatcttctgcttccaggATAGTGATTGTGATATCGAGGCCACTCTTGGGCCAGCGCTCAGCAACAATCACCCCTCTAAGCGCCGTCTCTAGGTGCACACCCAGGTCCCGTTCGCTCGCATCGCGGATAtgcccttttctttggcGGGCAGCAAACGGCGCATACTTCACGTGTGTCGTAAGGACGACGTTGGGCGAAAAGCTTGCCGAACGCGGCAAGGGCTTAGGGCCATGGACTGTACAGGCAAGCTTCAAtgccgaggaaggaggaatcAGGGATTGGGGGTTTGAGCGTGCAGCAGCAAGTGATGCGGAGGGTTCGAATTCAAGATAGGCGGAACCAGATGCCGAAGGGATGAGACCAGTCTTCAGGACTAGAATTAAAGTACATTAGCCATAGTATCATCCAACAAGAATCGTAGTTGCTCTTACAGATCTTGCGAAGCTCATCCGGCTGCCTTTGACGTCGTGGTCTGCCGGTGGAAATGCTAGAAGCGGACTTGAGAGATGAGGCGAAAACGGCCGGCCTCGTGCCGCTAGGCGGCCCATTGATTCTTCGTCTGTCAGTCATTACACATGACTTGGCATCCTCGTACCAGCGCGACAAGCGATTGAGGAAGCGAGACAAAGATTTGGGTCAGAAACTTGGATGGCCAAGTAGAGCTGCTGTCGATGTCGAGAAGCGGTCATCTACAATTTTGAGGGAAGTTTGCATGGTTTGCAAGGCGGGCAGCGCGGAATTCGgcgctttctttttcctcgtccaattttccttttcttcgcttCGACTCGcgcttttccttcctcttcttctcccgcaCCACACAAGCTTGATTGTTTGCGAAAAGCAGCAAGTCTTTTATGTTGAGACTTCAATTATTTCAAGTCTGCCTTTATTGGCAACTTGttactaactagtataatGTGAGTCTTTCCCACTTCTTCACTTCCTTTCCTATCATTGCTTGATGAACAAGATCCAAAAATCTTTCAGTTCTGGCGACAAACAAATGGGCCTTGAACAAACATGCATCACCATCTGATTATGCACTACAATTGCCTTGTGTTTTCTCTTCCATGTCTGGTTGAGTAGCTTTGCTGACATTGCTTTAAGATTTTAGGATAATAGCGACAGCTATATCACCTCAAACCTCCCATTGTAATAAACTAATTGGTATGCCACCCTCTTTCCCGTCCTCCAGCCCTCCAGGCCTCAACCCTGGACCAGCATCCAATGATGAGAAACATTTTTTTCAGTTCTGCTTCTGCAAAAACCttgaagaaaacaaaatacCTTACCAAAAACTCCTGATCCAATTGGACAAACATCACTACTTGATCCACTCATTGCTTTCAGTCAAATATCTTACTGACAGCTCTCAAGACTTCTCTAGGGAATTGTAAAATCATAAGTGCCATTGGCACACACCGAGCTACATAATCCTGGACTCATCAGAAGAGGTATGCTTATAACTTTCGATTACACACAAACCATAAACACAACAAACCCACGCGTCGATGATGACAACAAGTCAATCCATTCAAtgatctccttcttggagaaCCGCCCCTCGGGCCTGCATCATCCAACAATGTCATGCATATGACTTCATCGATCTACTTTTCCATCTCCCTTATACTGGACCTTACGCTCGCTATCGTCCCTCGGGAAGATGTGCAGGCGTTCAAGGGAGGAAGGTTGTGGAGTCCTGGAGAGGTAGGCTATATCGCTGTTGTCCGCATTGTCGGCGTTGGTATGTTTGTTGTGTCTGACTTGTGTCAGGGCCTTTTTCCCGCCTCGTCGTTCGTTTTGGATGGCTTGACGGGGGATCGGAACTGGCAGGGGAAGGGATGAATTACCCGGCTTGGCTGATCCTTCCATATACTCTATTCTTCCTGGAATAGAGTCCATGCCCTATATCTCAGAACCACATTCTTGAGTGGATCGTGAGCTGACTTTCTCGTCTGCCTGCAGACTTTCTCTCGTCTTGTCCGCCTTATGATAGCtagtaaaaataatgataTCTTCTCATCTTGATACCAATACTTGTCTTCCATATACCCACTACACACCTACAACTTCAGTACCCGTAAAGCCAAAAGTAAAAGTAACAGAGAAGTGGAATAGCCTTATGTATGGTGAAGTTTTATTTACACTTGTTTATCATTCGTAATCCCATCTCGGACTTTCTGCAGCACCATGCAACTACACAACTAGTCTCTCCTGTAATACACCAGCCGACCCAGTTTCGATCTGCAGTAGAGAAAATGGGATAAATAAGGAAGCAGAAAAAGTCGCAACGTCGTTGCATTTATCACCCCCACCCAGTCAGTAAAAAATGAAACACTCTTcactcctcatccttctcatgCGCCTCAGTGGGCGTTGTAGCACCATCTCTGGTCATGCTATAAGGAGCCTATTATAAATATGAGCTATTAGCCCTCTGTATTGAAGAAACGGAAAGGACTGATTTGTGGAGGGACAGATACTCACCAAGACCCGCTTCGCATTACAGATCCTCCAAGCGAGATTCCGAACAGTCCCATCAGCTCGGACAACTTCGGGGGCGAATTCGATACCGAACCTAggtaatatattaattagcATACTGAATATTGGCCGCTGGaattattagtagtatagtcACCCACATTTGATGTACAGCAAAGACCACTCTCTTAGCGAACTTGCCATCACGCTCTACAAGGCTACCGAACTGCTCTTCCACAGTTTCGGGAGCAATTTCCGGGTCACGATCGAAGCAGTTGCGGACAACAGGGAGGAGACTCTTTTCGACAGACGCCTGGTTATCTTCGAAAGATTCTTCATCGAAGCGGCGAATGCGGATCTCGAAGGGACGAGAAATCGCCATGACATTGTGTTTGCCATTGTGGTGATAACGGAACTCGAAGACACCTTGAGTCCAGAAGAGCTTGTCGCCGGAGAAGATGACTTCGCCGGTGGCGACGTCGCGATGCTCACTGTTTTGGGTGACAATGTCGCTGGTTACGATGCCCTTCTCGCAGGTGAGGTTGTCATAGAAACCCTCGTTTGTGGCGACCCATCTTCCTTGAGAGGAGACGCGAGAGACTTCACGCGAGGTATTGTCTGTGACTCGGTACAGGCTGATCCAGTCCTTCTTGCTGTGGTTCAAAGGAGCGGTCCATTTGACTTTGATCGGGGAGCCGTATTCGAAAACCAGGTTCTTCAAATCGCCTCGTCTGTCGAGGGGCACGCGAGCGTTGGCACCTTCTCTACCAGTACTCTTATCGCACTCCTCGAGAGAGGATGAATCCGTGCCTTCGACTTCCAGGGCATAGTCCCGGGAGTCCAAGCCAGCGAGGTCCTCATCAATGCGGGAGATGGTCACACGTGCGGGATATGTCTGGAATAGCGCAGTAGTGTCCTTGACAAAGGTATTAACGCCGGCAGCTAGTTTAGGGCGAGCGGTGTCGATCAGATCCTCGATAAACTCGAAGGAATCATCGAAGATCTTGTCCACGCTTCCATGAAGCTGACGAAGAGTGGGGGGCAGGGTCCGCTTCAGGCTCTTGACCAGCCCCGCATCCTGTCGCAGGCTTCGACCATACAGCTTCTGCATGTGCGGGCGCTCCACGAATTGGATGAAGGCCATACTTAGAATGTGGCTCAAGAGGGCCAGGAATGTAATCGCGCCACTACTTGTGATCAAGACAGCGCCCCAGACGCCGGCCAGACCCAGCACCCGTTCAGGATTGTTCAGGAAGCGATAAATACCGTTATACGTTAACTTATGGGCCCCTTCGAAGAAAAAGTCACCATAGAACCAGCCGAACTCCCCGAGAGACTCGTAGATGCTGGCAGAGGTCCAGATTTGCAAGCTAATGAGCCCGGCGCCCAGAACATGACGGAGCAAGACCAGACCGTAGCCCCAGTCAGCGGGCAGCGTGTACATTTTCCATACGGCAGCAATGAAACTAGCATAGCACATAATCATACTCAGATGATAAGTGCCTTTCCACTGGTTCCAGGCCTCATTAGGTGATTCACCATACTTAAGAAAATGACGGGTCCACGCTTTACAGTTGGATTGCTCGGTCAAAAGATATCCGATGCCCACCGAAAACACCAGTCTCCATACCGCGGCATTGGCCACGAAGAGAAATTGGTATCGGGGCGTTGAGGGCGTCAGAACGGTCAGTGCAAATACGAGTAGCTGGATCAGGATTGATGATGTATCCGTTATCCGATACAG includes the following:
- the MTR3 gene encoding 3' exoribonuclease family protein (COG:J;~EggNog:ENOG410PIBF;~InterPro:IPR020568,IPR001247;~PFAM:PF01138) yields the protein MTDRRRINGPPSGTRPAVFASSLKSASSISTGRPRRQRQPDELRKIFLKTGLIPSASGSAYLEFEPSASLAAARSNPQSLIPPSSALKLACTVHGPKPLPRSASFSPNVVLTTHVKYAPFAARQRKGHIRDASERDLGVHLETALRGVIVAERWPKSGLDITITILEAEDDRWWGDAPDSHDAPWGMMNVLAGCITAASAAIADARIDCLDLVAGGVAAIVSDESAEGETSTPKLMLDTDPAEHKSILSACVVAYMPSRDEITELWLKGDHSKASLGTTDQSLNHESLIDGAVNAARGAHTVLAEAVKESAERFAGLSTGANTV
- a CDS encoding uncharacterized protein (COG:S;~EggNog:ENOG410PXDD), yielding MVAFKRFFHAEKSSPANLDGQEARAGSVGDDDHGLPNMKTSRRMAAGVHDQTPAEQCEVTHNQLQSRPLSSRSHAPPSRASTRPPGKVTRHVDLLDALFSSHRYHIQSSSTLSPITPYNEDIAERNMAPFLRGLALKNAYSHPVSSLYQEDVADRNISSRGSSRSIPRSTSSRSQATPPRSRQGSQRHVDNTWDRPQSRGKSTRLARSISPESSVSVPQLRTEERPGSSREGAFQRSSLRSQRSAPDLLAERNNAPREESVSSSNGYLGIPPAHKQGDKWSNTPLPDSPTLPLSIGSDSTSETESFQDTQSTPPASPRQGSKKNIRDLSINTKLAARGSPTAKIAHRAIQPPTPSAVDPKQAPSIAEVMNSPLPVGTPTSIASMAPSNDKVIEIMDMFRQAFASTQEVTPHPTFESLQDAIVREINSHEAFQRISFPTEPSLTPSPSQESFDRTPHVPLCPAPGLERSLSSKEGQFSKLIRKSSFKKHKRTPEQRRSISTSVPVTTLRATQTTSRRRHTDAPLPSPGVLGNRETKQQKMESPQEEMTYMDLLQSFRQPPSNSGRAVSMRTNSSHGNLTNMSGAPSVLRMRAQASPVRISQISYSEDDSDDEEIIQLPSVGGTPHVCIQGVDQNNVTYMARNTTPRNAYRLMNWPRKSSPNAYSKNALSSERIPSRTSSRNGQQF
- the CHO2 gene encoding phosphatidylethanolamine N-methyltransferase (BUSCO:EOG09260EZT;~COG:I;~EggNog:ENOG410PFFD;~InterPro:IPR007318,IPR016219;~PFAM:PF04191;~TransMembrane:10 (i84-103o109-131i200-220o226-245i304-322o391-412i419-442o473-492i504-525o567-594i);~go_function: GO:0004608 - phosphatidylethanolamine N-methyltransferase activity [Evidence IEA];~go_process: GO:0006644 - phospholipid metabolic process [Evidence IEA]), giving the protein MDRGLSTGTHIGDDDGLRERFQSSQSDSSLGAGALTAAGEVEAKDGTSQNKKTFGRTPDGTVFTVPQTHDMVSQLLSPSEPKNLSDVIVLAILGAHILLLWWLPDFAKIPVFAVIYLFWRAAYNAGIGWLLHNQSHHKTLVRWAEKTRIFVNPSTNQNPHPNVYNLLKRELETKIPTDYSFEEAPIEYNTWLVFRRLVDLILMCDFTSYCLFAIACSHHPVGESMLMTVSRWSAGIVLVLFNLWVKLDAHRVVKDYAWYWGDFFYLIDQELTFDGVFEMAPHPMYSVGYAGYYGISLMAASYKVLFISIIAHAAQFAFLVFVENPHIDKTYNPPPPRKRMTEQDSVSTSSQATEPSVASASTDEPLPQATTSPSGPPPSVHNLLGFNNLDLYRITDTSSILIQLLVFALTVLTPSTPRYQFLFVANAAVWRLVFSVGIGYLLTEQSNCKAWTRHFLKYGESPNEAWNQWKGTYHLSMIMCYASFIAAVWKMYTLPADWGYGLVLLRHVLGAGLISLQIWTSASIYESLGEFGWFYGDFFFEGAHKLTYNGIYRFLNNPERVLGLAGVWGAVLITSSGAITFLALLSHILSMAFIQFVERPHMQKLYGRSLRQDAGLVKSLKRTLPPTLRQLHGSVDKIFDDSFEFIEDLIDTARPKLAAGVNTFVKDTTALFQTYPARVTISRIDEDLAGLDSRDYALEVEGTDSSSLEECDKSTGREGANARVPLDRRGDLKNLVFEYGSPIKVKWTAPLNHSKKDWISLYRVTDNTSREVSRVSSQGRWVATNEGFYDNLTCEKGIVTSDIVTQNSEHRDVATGEVIFSGDKLFWTQGVFEFRYHHNGKHNVMAISRPFEIRIRRFDEESFEDNQASVEKSLLPVVRNCFDRDPEIAPETVEEQFGSLVERDGKFAKRVVFAVHQMFGIEFAPEVVRADGTVRNLAWRICNAKRVLAPYSMTRDGATTPTEAHEKDEE